The following proteins are co-located in the Hypomesus transpacificus isolate Combined female chromosome 23, fHypTra1, whole genome shotgun sequence genome:
- the LOC124485661 gene encoding desmin-like isoform X2, whose product MSKSYSASSSAQTASSYRRTFGSGVGASPMTSSMFSGGRGSASSNMSSRTYELSKGGHGGFSSLRSSYSGGGGGGGSAVRRSYAGMGEKLDFNLADAMNQDFLNTRTNEKAELQHLNDRFASYIEKVRFLEQQNATLVVEIERLRGREPTRVAEMYEEEMRELRRQVETMSNQRARVEVERDNLADDLNKLKLRLQEEIHQKEEAENNLSAFRADVDNATLARLDLERRIESLQEEIAFLKKIHEEEIHELQSQMQETQVQVQMDMSKPDLTAALRDIRTQYEGIAAKNIAEAEEWYKSKVSDLSQAVNKNNDALRQSKQESMEFRHQIQSYTCEIDSLKGTNESLLRQMREMEDRMGNENGGFQDTITRLEGEIAKMKDEMARHLREYQDLLNVKMALDIEIATYRKLLEGEESRITTTTTKTAPSGYASIRGDYRETSPEQQRSGESFSKKTVVIKTIETRDGEMS is encoded by the exons ATGAGTAAGAGTTACTCCGCGTCCTCCTCGGCCCAGACCGCCTCCTCCTACCGCCGCACCTTCGGCTCCGGCGTGGGCGCCTCTCCCATGACCTCCTCCATGTTCTCGGGCGGCCGGGGCTCCGCCTCCTCCAACATGTCCTCCAGGACCTACGAGCTCAGCAAGGGGGGCCATGGGGGCTTCTCCAGCCTGCGATCCTCCTacagcggcggcggcggcggcggcggctcgGCCGTGCGGCGCTCCTACGCCGGCATGGGCGAGAAGCTGGACTTCAACCTGGCCGACGCCATGAACCAGGACTTCCTGAACACGCGGACCAACGAGAAGGCGGAACTGCAGCACCTGAACGACCGCTTCGCCAGCTACATCGAGAAGGTGCGCTTCCTGGAGCAGCAGAACGCCACGCTGGTGGTGGAGATCGAGCGGCTGCGCGGCCGCGAGCCCACGCGTGTGGCCGAGATGtacgaggaggagatgagggagctGCGGAGGCAGGTGGAGACCATGTCCAATCAGAGGGCCCGCGTGGAGGTGGAGCGGGACAACTTGGCCGACGACCTGAACAAGCTGAAGCTCAG ACTGCAGGAGGAGATCCACCAGAAGGAAGAGGCTGAGAACAATCTGTCTGCCTTCAGAGCA GATGTGGACAACGCCACTCTGGCCAGGCTGGACCTGGAAAGACGCATCGAGAGCCTCCAGGAGGAGATTGCCTTCCTCAAGAAGATCCACGAGGAG GAGATCCACGAGCTGCAGTCCCAGATGCAGGAGACCCAGGTCCAGGTCCAGATGGACATGTCCAAGCCCGACCTGACCGCGGCCCTCAGGGACATCCGCACGCAGTACGAAGGCATCGCCGCCAAAAACATAGCAGAGGCTGAGGAATGGTACAAGTCTAAG GTTTCAGACCTGAGCCAGGCAGTGAACAAGAACAACGATGCCCTGAGACAGTCTAAGCAGGAGAGCATGGAGTTCAGACACCAGATCCAGTCCTACACCTGCGAGATCGACTCCCTCAAGGGAACC AACGAGTCCCTGCTGAGACAGATGCGTGAGATGGAGGACCGCATGGGCAACGAGAACGGAGGCTTCCAGGACACCATCACCCGCCTGGAGGGAGAGATCGCCAAGATGAAGGACGAGATGGCCCGCCACCTCAGGGAGTACCAGGACCTGCTCAACGTCAAGATGGCCCTGGACATCGAGATCGCCACCTACAGGAAGCTgctggaaggggaggagagcag gatcactaccaccaccaccaagacTGCCCCGTCAGGCTATGCCTCCATCAGAGGAGACTACAGAG AGACCAGCCCAGAGCAACAGCGCTCTGGTGAGTCGTTCTCCAAGAAGACAGTCGTGATCAAGACCATCGAGACCCGTGATggagag ATGAGCTAG
- the LOC124485661 gene encoding desmin-like isoform X1 — MSKSYSASSSAQTASSYRRTFGSGVGASPMTSSMFSGGRGSASSNMSSRTYELSKGGHGGFSSLRSSYSGGGGGGGSAVRRSYAGMGEKLDFNLADAMNQDFLNTRTNEKAELQHLNDRFASYIEKVRFLEQQNATLVVEIERLRGREPTRVAEMYEEEMRELRRQVETMSNQRARVEVERDNLADDLNKLKLRLQEEIHQKEEAENNLSAFRADVDNATLARLDLERRIESLQEEIAFLKKIHEEEIHELQSQMQETQVQVQMDMSKPDLTAALRDIRTQYEGIAAKNIAEAEEWYKSKVSDLSQAVNKNNDALRQSKQESMEFRHQIQSYTCEIDSLKGTNESLLRQMREMEDRMGNENGGFQDTITRLEGEIAKMKDEMARHLREYQDLLNVKMALDIEIATYRKLLEGEESRITTTTTKTAPSGYASIRGDYRETSPEQQRSGESFSKKTVVIKTIETRDGEVVSESTQHQQDIM; from the exons ATGAGTAAGAGTTACTCCGCGTCCTCCTCGGCCCAGACCGCCTCCTCCTACCGCCGCACCTTCGGCTCCGGCGTGGGCGCCTCTCCCATGACCTCCTCCATGTTCTCGGGCGGCCGGGGCTCCGCCTCCTCCAACATGTCCTCCAGGACCTACGAGCTCAGCAAGGGGGGCCATGGGGGCTTCTCCAGCCTGCGATCCTCCTacagcggcggcggcggcggcggcggctcgGCCGTGCGGCGCTCCTACGCCGGCATGGGCGAGAAGCTGGACTTCAACCTGGCCGACGCCATGAACCAGGACTTCCTGAACACGCGGACCAACGAGAAGGCGGAACTGCAGCACCTGAACGACCGCTTCGCCAGCTACATCGAGAAGGTGCGCTTCCTGGAGCAGCAGAACGCCACGCTGGTGGTGGAGATCGAGCGGCTGCGCGGCCGCGAGCCCACGCGTGTGGCCGAGATGtacgaggaggagatgagggagctGCGGAGGCAGGTGGAGACCATGTCCAATCAGAGGGCCCGCGTGGAGGTGGAGCGGGACAACTTGGCCGACGACCTGAACAAGCTGAAGCTCAG ACTGCAGGAGGAGATCCACCAGAAGGAAGAGGCTGAGAACAATCTGTCTGCCTTCAGAGCA GATGTGGACAACGCCACTCTGGCCAGGCTGGACCTGGAAAGACGCATCGAGAGCCTCCAGGAGGAGATTGCCTTCCTCAAGAAGATCCACGAGGAG GAGATCCACGAGCTGCAGTCCCAGATGCAGGAGACCCAGGTCCAGGTCCAGATGGACATGTCCAAGCCCGACCTGACCGCGGCCCTCAGGGACATCCGCACGCAGTACGAAGGCATCGCCGCCAAAAACATAGCAGAGGCTGAGGAATGGTACAAGTCTAAG GTTTCAGACCTGAGCCAGGCAGTGAACAAGAACAACGATGCCCTGAGACAGTCTAAGCAGGAGAGCATGGAGTTCAGACACCAGATCCAGTCCTACACCTGCGAGATCGACTCCCTCAAGGGAACC AACGAGTCCCTGCTGAGACAGATGCGTGAGATGGAGGACCGCATGGGCAACGAGAACGGAGGCTTCCAGGACACCATCACCCGCCTGGAGGGAGAGATCGCCAAGATGAAGGACGAGATGGCCCGCCACCTCAGGGAGTACCAGGACCTGCTCAACGTCAAGATGGCCCTGGACATCGAGATCGCCACCTACAGGAAGCTgctggaaggggaggagagcag gatcactaccaccaccaccaagacTGCCCCGTCAGGCTATGCCTCCATCAGAGGAGACTACAGAG AGACCAGCCCAGAGCAACAGCGCTCTGGTGAGTCGTTCTCCAAGAAGACAGTCGTGATCAAGACCATCGAGACCCGTGATggagag GTGGTGAGTGAATCCACACAGCACCAGCAGGACATCATGTAA